In Microbacterium paraoxydans, the following are encoded in one genomic region:
- a CDS encoding type II secretion system F family protein — protein MTTATLALCIIVAVAGAILVILGAAHKPSTSGLPTRSALRGKATRDFTRTQQIQLVGGAAVGLVFALITGWWLLVIAVPVAAVGLPWLLQKGPEENTIAKLDALESWTRSLAGLTVSGAGLERTIAASLSSCPEAIRPQVTQLVARINARWTTTAALQAFADDLNDETADVLVMHLLRKAELRGSGLAASLEDLAKSIFERVKMRRQIEADRATPRNEARFVVYFTVALLVLLVLAQQYSAPYGTPIGQLLFAAYLVSYALVLLWMRRISRGVPAPRLLVASEKAGEK, from the coding sequence ATGACTACCGCAACCCTCGCTCTGTGCATCATCGTCGCGGTGGCCGGCGCGATCCTGGTCATCCTCGGCGCCGCCCATAAGCCCAGCACCAGTGGGCTGCCCACGCGCAGCGCACTTCGCGGGAAGGCGACACGCGACTTCACCCGCACGCAGCAGATCCAGCTCGTCGGCGGCGCCGCGGTCGGTCTGGTGTTCGCGCTGATCACCGGATGGTGGCTGCTCGTGATCGCGGTGCCCGTCGCCGCTGTCGGCCTGCCATGGCTGCTGCAGAAGGGCCCCGAGGAGAACACGATCGCCAAGCTCGACGCCCTCGAGTCCTGGACCCGCAGCCTCGCCGGCCTCACCGTCTCCGGTGCCGGCCTCGAACGCACCATCGCCGCATCGCTGAGCAGCTGCCCCGAAGCGATCCGCCCACAGGTCACGCAGCTCGTCGCGCGCATCAACGCCCGGTGGACCACCACCGCGGCGCTGCAGGCGTTTGCCGACGATCTCAACGACGAGACCGCGGACGTGCTCGTGATGCATCTTCTCCGCAAGGCCGAGCTCCGCGGCTCCGGTCTCGCCGCCTCGCTCGAGGATCTCGCCAAGAGCATCTTCGAGCGGGTCAAGATGCGCCGACAGATCGAAGCCGACCGCGCCACCCCGCGCAACGAGGCCAGGTTCGTCGTCTACTTCACCGTCGCGCTGCTCGTACTTCTGGTCCTCGCCCAGCAGTACTCCGCCCCCTACGGCACCCCGATCGGTCAACTCCTGTTCGCCGCGTACCTCGTCAGCTACGCCCTCGTACTGCTGTGGATGCGACGCATCAGCCGCGGCGTGCCGGCACCCCGTCTGCTCGTTGCCTCCGAGAAAGCTGGTGAGAAGTGA
- a CDS encoding type II secretion system F family protein → MNLALIVLPGLVLGLGFALVIAALVPTQPSLSAALDRIGTTTVAADPAYAATLENRVGSAVLRRVGDSPSLKIPTRDLRLIGMSVNRFLYQKVLSAGLGLIAPIAIGLIFQVLGLTAFYIPALFGIPLAIGGWYLPNLLVRDQAEAARKEFSRSVAVYMELVGSERISGAPPGKALESAAQVGRNWAFVRIRQTLTEARYAGTAPWDALEQLSVEINVPDLGEIAKVIRLSGEQGASVYETLRARGQNLRDRLLNDEVTEANKATNKMTIPMTLTGVLFMLLLGTPFVLNAFF, encoded by the coding sequence GTGAACCTCGCACTAATCGTCCTCCCTGGCCTCGTCCTGGGGCTCGGCTTCGCGCTGGTCATCGCCGCACTGGTGCCCACCCAGCCCAGCCTCTCCGCAGCGCTCGATCGGATCGGCACCACCACCGTCGCCGCCGACCCCGCCTACGCCGCCACCCTTGAGAACCGGGTAGGCTCAGCCGTCCTCCGTCGCGTCGGCGACAGCCCCTCGCTCAAGATCCCCACCCGCGATCTGCGCCTGATCGGCATGAGCGTCAACCGGTTCCTGTACCAGAAGGTGCTCTCCGCCGGCCTCGGCCTCATCGCCCCCATCGCGATCGGACTGATCTTCCAAGTCCTCGGCCTGACCGCGTTCTACATCCCCGCACTGTTCGGCATCCCCCTCGCCATCGGCGGCTGGTACCTGCCCAACCTGCTCGTCCGCGACCAAGCCGAAGCCGCCCGCAAGGAGTTCTCCCGCTCGGTCGCCGTCTACATGGAGCTCGTCGGATCCGAACGCATCAGCGGCGCCCCTCCCGGCAAAGCCCTCGAGTCCGCAGCCCAAGTCGGACGCAACTGGGCCTTCGTCCGTATCCGCCAAACCCTCACCGAAGCCCGCTACGCCGGTACCGCCCCCTGGGACGCGCTCGAGCAGCTCTCCGTCGAGATCAACGTCCCCGACCTGGGTGAAATCGCCAAGGTGATCAGGCTCTCAGGGGAGCAAGGAGCATCGGTATATGAGACACTCAGGGCACGGGGGCAGAACCTCCGGGACCGACTTCTGAATGACGAAGTGACGGAGGCGAACAAAGCAACCAACAAGATGACCATCCCGATGACCCTCACCGGCGTCCTCTTCATGCTCCTCCTCGGCACACCGTTCGTTCTCAACGCTTTCTTCTGA